From Erwinia sp. HDF1-3R, one genomic window encodes:
- the cyoA gene encoding cytochrome o ubiquinol oxidase subunit II: MRLRKYNKSLGILSLFAGTLLLSGCDSALLNPKGQIAMDQRSLILTAFGLMMIVVIPAVLMAVVFAWKYRASNTNAKYSPNWSHSNKVEAVVWTIPILIIVFLGVLTWKSTHALDPSKPLVSNVKPVEIDVVALDWKWLFIYPEQGIATVNQIAFPANTPVSFKITSNSVMNSFFIPTLGSQIYAMAGMQTKLHLIANEPGTFDGISSNFSGRGFSGMKFKAIATPDNATFDQWVAKAKQSPNTLMTMDDFDKLAAPSENHPVEFFSTANPELFKQIIGKFKMNHGKMAMPEHEGMDMSEASHAGAEE, from the coding sequence ATGAGACTCAGGAAATACAATAAAAGTTTGGGGATTTTGTCACTGTTTGCAGGCACTTTATTGTTAAGTGGCTGTGATAGTGCATTGTTGAATCCCAAAGGACAGATTGCAATGGACCAGCGTTCGCTGATTCTGACAGCTTTCGGCTTGATGATGATCGTCGTTATCCCAGCAGTCTTAATGGCCGTGGTGTTCGCCTGGAAATATCGGGCATCCAATACCAATGCAAAATACAGCCCTAACTGGTCACACTCGAATAAAGTGGAAGCCGTGGTTTGGACTATTCCCATTTTGATTATCGTCTTCCTTGGCGTGCTGACGTGGAAATCCACCCATGCACTTGACCCAAGTAAGCCGCTGGTTTCTAACGTGAAGCCTGTGGAGATCGATGTGGTTGCATTGGACTGGAAATGGCTGTTTATCTACCCGGAACAGGGTATTGCAACAGTTAACCAGATTGCCTTCCCGGCAAACACCCCTGTGAGCTTTAAGATTACATCTAACTCCGTTATGAACTCCTTCTTCATTCCTACCCTCGGTAGCCAGATTTACGCTATGGCGGGCATGCAGACTAAATTACATCTGATTGCGAATGAACCCGGCACGTTTGACGGTATCTCCTCTAACTTCAGTGGTCGCGGCTTCTCTGGTATGAAGTTCAAAGCGATCGCCACCCCTGACAATGCAACATTTGATCAGTGGGTAGCGAAAGCCAAACAGTCACCAAACACCCTGATGACGATGGACGATTTCGACAAACTGGCTGCGCCAAGCGAAAATCATCCGGTTGAGTTCTTCTCGACGGCAAATCCTGAATTGTTCAAGCAGATTATTGGCAAATTCAAGATGAACCACGGGAAAATGGCCATGCCTGAACACGAAGGTATGGACATGAGCGAAGCCTCACACGCGGGAGCCGAGGAATAA
- the cyoB gene encoding cytochrome o ubiquinol oxidase subunit I codes for MLGKLTLDAVPYHEPIIVITVAAIILGGLAVAGAITYFGKWQYLWSEWLTSVDHKKLGIMYIIVAFVMLLRGFADAVMMRSQQVLASAGEAGFLPPHHYDQIFTAHGVIMIFFVAMPFVIGLMNIAVPLQIGARDVAFPFLNNLSFWFTAVGVVLVNLSLGVGEFAQTGWLAYPPLSGAEYSPGVGVDYWIWSLQLSGIGTTLTGINFFVTILKMRAPGMTMFKMPVFTWASLCTNVLIIVSFPVLTVTLALLTLDRYLGFHFFTNEMGGNMMMYVNLIWVWGHPEVYILVLPVFGVFSEVVATFSKKRLFGYTSLVWATIVITILSFVVWLHHFFTMGAGANVNAFFGIMTMIIAIPTGVKIFNWLFTMYQGRIQMHSAMLWTVGFLVTFSVGGMTGVLLAVPGADFVLHNSLFLIAHFHNVIIGGVVFGCFAGVTYWFPKAFGFTLNEKWGIRAFWFWIIGFFVAFMPLYALGFMGMTRRLSQDIDPRFHSLLVVAAFGAALIACGVICQVTQFWVSVRDREQNRDLTGDPWGARTLEWSTSSPPPFYNFAEVPVVHERDAFWEMKEKGEAYKQPAHYTEIHMPKNSGAGVVIGAFSLVFGFSAIWHIWWLVGLSFLGMILTWIIKSFDEDVDYYVPVAEIEKIENQHFDEISKAGLKNVD; via the coding sequence ATGTTGGGAAAATTAACCCTTGATGCAGTACCGTATCACGAGCCGATTATCGTGATTACGGTGGCCGCCATCATTCTTGGTGGTCTGGCCGTTGCAGGTGCAATCACTTACTTCGGTAAGTGGCAGTACCTGTGGTCCGAATGGTTAACTTCTGTTGACCATAAAAAACTCGGTATCATGTACATCATCGTGGCATTCGTTATGCTGCTGCGCGGCTTTGCCGATGCGGTGATGATGCGTAGCCAGCAGGTGCTGGCCTCGGCAGGTGAAGCCGGATTCCTGCCACCCCATCACTACGATCAGATCTTCACCGCCCACGGCGTGATCATGATCTTCTTCGTAGCGATGCCGTTTGTTATCGGTCTGATGAACATTGCTGTTCCGCTTCAGATTGGTGCACGCGACGTGGCCTTCCCTTTCCTGAACAACCTGAGCTTCTGGTTCACGGCTGTGGGTGTGGTGCTGGTTAACCTGTCACTGGGTGTGGGCGAATTTGCTCAGACCGGCTGGCTGGCTTATCCGCCGCTCTCTGGCGCGGAATACAGTCCGGGGGTCGGCGTTGACTACTGGATATGGAGTCTGCAGCTGTCGGGGATTGGTACGACATTAACCGGGATTAACTTCTTCGTTACTATCCTGAAAATGCGTGCTCCTGGCATGACCATGTTCAAGATGCCGGTTTTCACCTGGGCGTCGCTTTGTACTAACGTTCTGATCATCGTCTCCTTCCCGGTTCTTACCGTGACGCTGGCGCTGCTGACGCTGGATCGCTACCTGGGCTTCCATTTCTTTACCAATGAAATGGGCGGCAACATGATGATGTACGTCAACCTGATTTGGGTTTGGGGTCATCCGGAAGTGTACATCCTGGTTCTGCCGGTCTTTGGTGTGTTCTCCGAAGTGGTCGCAACCTTCTCTAAAAAGCGTCTGTTTGGTTACACCTCACTGGTTTGGGCGACGATTGTTATCACCATCCTCTCCTTTGTCGTGTGGCTGCACCACTTCTTCACCATGGGTGCCGGTGCGAACGTTAACGCCTTCTTCGGTATTATGACGATGATTATCGCCATTCCGACCGGTGTTAAAATCTTTAACTGGCTATTCACCATGTACCAGGGCCGCATTCAGATGCACTCTGCTATGTTGTGGACCGTTGGCTTCCTGGTCACCTTCTCCGTAGGCGGTATGACCGGTGTTCTGCTGGCGGTGCCGGGCGCAGACTTCGTGCTGCACAACAGCCTGTTCCTGATTGCTCACTTCCATAACGTGATTATCGGTGGTGTGGTATTTGGTTGCTTCGCAGGTGTGACCTACTGGTTCCCGAAAGCCTTCGGCTTTACCCTGAACGAAAAATGGGGTATCCGTGCATTCTGGTTCTGGATTATCGGTTTCTTCGTTGCCTTTATGCCGCTGTACGCACTGGGCTTCATGGGTATGACGCGTCGTCTGTCTCAGGACATTGATCCACGCTTCCACTCACTGCTGGTCGTTGCTGCCTTCGGTGCTGCCCTGATTGCCTGTGGCGTGATCTGCCAGGTAACTCAGTTCTGGGTATCGGTCCGTGACCGTGAACAGAACCGTGACCTGACTGGCGATCCATGGGGTGCGCGTACGCTGGAATGGTCAACGTCTTCACCACCACCGTTCTATAACTTTGCCGAAGTGCCTGTTGTCCATGAGCGTGATGCGTTCTGGGAAATGAAGGAAAAAGGTGAAGCGTATAAACAGCCTGCTCACTACACTGAAATCCACATGCCGAAAAACAGCGGTGCTGGCGTGGTAATCGGTGCATTCAGCCTGGTGTTTGGTTTCTCCGCTATCTGGCACATCTGGTGGCTGGTAGGTTTATCGTTCCTCGGTATGATCTTAACCTGGATCATCAAAAGCTTTGACGAAGACGTGGATTACTACGTTCCCGTTGCCGAGATCGAAAAAATCGAGAATCAGCACTTTGACGAAATTAGCAAAGCAGGTCTGAAAAATGTCGACTGA
- a CDS encoding cytochrome o ubiquinol oxidase subunit III, whose amino-acid sequence MSTETLTKHHDAHAEHGHHDAGANKLFGFWIYLMSDCIIFATLFATYAVMVNSTAGGPAGKDIFELPFVLGETALLLFSSITYGFAVISMEKGTKATVLGWLALTFLLGAGFISMEIYEFHHLITEGFGPQRSGFLSAFFTLVGTHGLHVTSGLIWMLVLMYQVATKGLTSTNHTRVMCLSMFWHFLDVVWICVFTIVYLLGAM is encoded by the coding sequence ATGTCGACTGAAACTCTGACTAAACACCACGACGCCCATGCGGAGCATGGGCATCACGATGCAGGAGCCAATAAACTCTTTGGCTTCTGGATCTACCTGATGAGTGACTGCATTATCTTCGCAACGCTGTTTGCGACCTATGCAGTTATGGTCAACAGCACGGCTGGTGGCCCGGCAGGGAAAGATATCTTTGAGTTACCCTTCGTACTGGGCGAGACAGCACTGCTGCTGTTCAGCTCCATTACTTACGGGTTTGCCGTTATCAGCATGGAAAAAGGCACCAAAGCCACCGTTTTAGGTTGGCTGGCGCTGACCTTCCTGCTGGGTGCGGGCTTTATCTCAATGGAAATCTATGAGTTCCATCATCTGATCACCGAAGGTTTCGGTCCGCAGCGCAGTGGCTTCCTGTCAGCATTCTTTACGCTGGTCGGGACTCACGGTCTGCACGTGACGTCTGGTTTGATCTGGATGCTGGTGCTGATGTATCAGGTTGCCACTAAGGGCCTGACATCCACTAACCATACCCGTGTGATGTGCCTGAGCATGTTCTGGCACTTCCTTGACGTGGTCTGGATTTGTGTATTCACCATCGTTTATCTGCTGGGGGCCATGTAA
- the cyoE gene encoding heme o synthase, which translates to MIKQYLQVTKPGIIFGNLISVIGGFLLASKGSIDYALFLSTLVGVSLVVASGCVYNNFIDRDIDVKMERTRNRVLVKGLISPTVSLVYATVLGIAGFALLYFGANPLAMWLAVMGFVVYVGVYSLYMKRKSVYGTLIGSLSGAAPPVIGYCAVTSHFDAGALILLAIFSLWQMPHSYAIAIFRFKDYQAANIPVLPVVKGISVAKNHITVYIIAFMVATLMLTLVGYAGYKYLVVAAAVSVWWLGMALSGYKTQNDRVWARKLFVFSIVAITALSVMMSVDFMTPASKDLLTYVW; encoded by the coding sequence ATGATTAAGCAATACCTGCAAGTAACGAAACCAGGAATTATTTTCGGGAATTTAATTTCTGTCATCGGGGGATTCCTGCTGGCCTCTAAAGGCAGCATCGACTATGCCCTGTTTCTCTCCACCTTAGTCGGCGTCTCGCTGGTGGTCGCATCGGGTTGTGTTTACAACAACTTTATCGACCGTGACATCGACGTAAAAATGGAGAGAACCAGAAATCGAGTGCTGGTTAAAGGCCTCATTTCTCCGACTGTCTCTCTGGTTTATGCAACCGTTCTGGGTATTGCTGGATTCGCGTTGCTGTATTTCGGAGCAAACCCGCTGGCCATGTGGCTGGCGGTGATGGGCTTTGTGGTTTATGTCGGCGTCTATAGCCTGTATATGAAGCGCAAATCCGTCTATGGCACCTTAATTGGCAGTCTCTCTGGCGCCGCGCCACCGGTCATTGGCTACTGCGCGGTAACCAGCCATTTTGATGCAGGCGCGCTGATCCTACTGGCTATCTTTAGCCTGTGGCAGATGCCGCACTCCTATGCGATTGCCATCTTCCGCTTTAAAGATTACCAGGCAGCGAATATCCCGGTTCTGCCGGTGGTAAAAGGTATCTCTGTGGCAAAAAACCATATTACGGTGTACATCATCGCCTTTATGGTTGCCACGCTGATGCTGACGCTGGTGGGCTATGCAGGCTACAAATATCTGGTTGTGGCTGCTGCCGTAAGCGTGTGGTGGTTGGGGATGGCACTTTCAGGCTACAAGACGCAGAACGATCGCGTCTGGGCGCGTAAGCTGTTTGTCTTCTCCATCGTGGCGATTACAGCACTTAGCGTGATGATGTCGGTCGACTTCATGACGCCGGCTTCCAAGGATCTGCTGACATACGTCTGGTAA
- a CDS encoding cytochrome o ubiquinol oxidase subunit IV has translation MSKTLTDHGTSHGSVKTYMIGFVLSIILTAIPFWMVMHGGAAKSTILAVVIVTAVIQVLVHLYYFLHLSTSTDQRWNLVAIIFSAVIILIVVVGSIWIMWNLNYNMMVH, from the coding sequence ATGAGTAAGACATTAACCGATCATGGTACCTCCCACGGTAGCGTGAAGACCTACATGATCGGCTTTGTTCTGTCGATCATCCTGACTGCCATTCCTTTCTGGATGGTGATGCACGGCGGCGCGGCTAAATCGACTATTCTCGCCGTTGTGATTGTCACCGCAGTCATTCAGGTGCTGGTGCATCTCTATTACTTCCTGCACCTCAGCACCTCTACCGATCAGCGTTGGAATCTGGTGGCGATTATCTTTTCCGCCGTCATCATTCTAATTGTTGTAGTGGGCTCTATATGGATTATGTGGAACCTCAATTACAACATGATGGTCCACTAA